The Pseudomonadota bacterium genome contains the following window.
TATCCTAAAAAAGTTGCAGGCGATGCTACTTCTGGCAGAGAACAACATCTAATAAATCAGACAATTCCTCAGCTGGAAAAATTTCTCCAAGAAGTAAGTTCTTTTTCTTCGGATGAAGGACAAGTTTCTTTGTATGCTCTTACCTATCGTATTTTAAATGAACCCCACAAGGCGGAACATATATTAGAGGAAGCCTTAAAGATTAATGAATCTTTTTATGGTAAAAACCATCCCACCAATTTGCAGATTTTAAATTTATTGAGTTCCGTTTATCACCATTTAGGAGAAAGTTCAAAAAATCTAGAAATTTTAAAAAAAGTTGTATTGATTAGCGAAGAAACCCACGGGAAAGATCATCCCAAAACAGCACGTGCATTGTTCCAGTACGCTACAGCATGCATGTTGTTAGGAGATTTTCATCCAGTAAAGGCCTTACTTGAACGAGTGCGGATGCTATATCAGAAGCATTATAGTGACGATCATGTTGAAATGGCTCAGGTGTTATATGTGCTAGGTTGGGTTGATTATGTGTTGAATAAAAGACTAAAAGGAAAAAAAACATTAGAGCACACGCTTCAAATACACTCTCAAAATCCCACGTCAGTCTCTAATCTAGCATATAATCAGACACTCTTGGGATTAATTCATTATGATTTAGGTGATTCAGAAGAATGTGAGACATATTTTCGAAATGCCCTTAATATAAGAAAAGAATTACTTGGTTCTGATCATATCTGGACTGTATTTTCAACAGTGAATTTAGCCTTGGCTTGCGCAGCAATGCACAAAACTTCTGAAAGCACGCGTCTTTTGACTGAAGCTTTAAGTTTTGTTGAAAAGGATGAGAACACAACAAATGCATGGATATCTATTTTGGTTGCTCGTATGGGGATTGTCTATTCCATCTTAGGGAATGATTTGCAAAGTAAGAAAATATTAATGAATGCTATTGAAAGGTTTAAAAAGAAATACGATGGTGATCACATCATGCCGTCCACCGTCTCTGCAAATTTGGGAAATGTCTATCGTTTGCTTGGAGACGTTCAAAAAGCCAGAAAGCTTTTGCGGCAATCACTTAAGGTAATTCAACGCACCTATGGTGATAATCACCCCACAACCGCAATGACCATGGCTAACCTGGCACTAACCTTAGATGGTACAGAAAAAGAAAATTTATTGAAAAAATCCCTAAATGTATTTAAGAATTTTTACCCTCCTCATCATCCAAATATCAAGAGGATTGCGTCAGAACTTGAAAAAGAAAAGGTATCTACCTCTGGTGTCAATGAGTTAAAAAATTCTCTCAATCCTGGTTATTATATCCTCTTGCCTTTCTAAATTACAAAGACTAATATCCGCGTGGGAGGGGGGTTGCTCCCTCAAATTATGGAGTAGATGGAGAATGAAAAAAGTTTACCTTTTATCAGTTGTGTTGTTTGTGCAGGTGTTTTGTTTTGTATCAGAAAATTGTTCTGCAAATCTGAAAAATCTCTCCGAACAACCGAAACTTGGGAGAGATGTTTTAGGACTTAGCTCGAATACTCTTTAGCATTATTAGGAAAAAGATTAGGATGCTTGAGGTAGGGGATGTTGTTCCCCCGATTTATGGAGGAAGAAAATGAGTAAGCTTTGCCTTTTATCAGCAGTTTTAGCGGCCCAAGTATTTTGTTTTGCAGCAGAAAATTGTTTTGCAAATACAGATAGTTCCTCTGAACAATCAGAATCTGGAAAAGAGATTCTGAAGCTTACCGAAAATGGTAACTAGTGTTTGTTTGCGGTTTTATGTTTGGTAGATTCATCATTTACTTGGTATTTCCCGAACAAATAACAACAAGCATTCTTGCTTGAAAAATATCCTAGCGAAGCTTAGCCTCAGACCACCACATTGACCGTTACCGGCCGAAGAGCGGTCAGAGGCTTATTATCTTTAAAGCATACCAACCTAAAACTTCACCCTAGCCCCCAACATTGAAGTGCTCATGGTCGCAAAGTCAGTATCATCACCGCGGCGTGACAGTTTATACCAGCGCCAGCCCCAGAAAAATTCTGCGGCAATGATATCAGCTCTTTGTACCAAAAAGGCACCGTAAGATCTGGTTCTATCACCAGCTTTGTCCAGGTTGAGCATTTGACCATAGTCAAGGGCAATGGCAGTCTTTCCGAGTTCAAACCATTCTCGCTGATAACCCAATTTAGCAAACCACATGTCAGCGTGCTTACGCTCTTTCTGTTCTTCTTTGGTGAAATGACGCGATCCAGTCGATCCTGCAACACTGATTCCAAAGGGAGCCAAAACTGACAGTGATGCGTTGTATTGGACGTATTCTGGATACTTTCGAGCAACAGCCGCCGCAGCTTTGATTTTATACCCTGCATAGCTTCCTGCAAATTTCAAAGATCCATCATAAGAATCGGTATCCAGGTGGGTTGCCCCTAGGGTAAAACCATAAATACTTGGGGTATCATAGCGAATCCGGTCCGTACGACGCAGCCCATTAAAGCCATCCCAAACTTCTTTAACCCGGGGTAGATCTTCGGTTGCCTGCGGATCTTTTTTGTTGTAAAAGCTCATACTACCGGCGAATTCTTCAAAGCTTGGACCATCAGCAATCACATTTGTTGCTGACAAATCAGCATCATTGGTATGGTCTGAAGCTGTTTTACCCTTACCAACCCAAAGGCGCCCTAGTTTCTTGTGATCAAACCAGACCTCCAATTGACGGTCGGTAATGACAGTCCCTTGTGATGGCTTATCGATAATATCCACCTTGGAGCTGGAATTGGACTCCACCTGCATAACAATTTGTGCGCCCACTTTGAAGTCTTCGTTGACACGCCCCTCCCCCTTGAATTTAAATCGGGTTGAACTTGTGTCGTTGTCTACATGGAAAAATTTTGAACTATTGCCATTATCAGCAAACATCACTGCTCGGTTAACGTGACCACTAACAGCAAGTTTGATTTTATCGTTGCCCGAGGTCACTTTTTGCTTTTCTTTTTCTGCTTTGACCGCTTCCAGTTTACGTTGCTGGCACTGATGCAGCCTTGCTTCAGCAGCAACTAAGTTGCTCGGTAAGGGAGGTTCGGTTTTTTGACTTTCTTGCTGTTGTAATTGTGCCTCTAGGGCATGTACCCGCTGGGCCAATTGTTTGACTAAATTTTTTAACTCTTGCACTTCGCCGGAAGTAGATTTTTCCACAGCATGAACAAACGATTGAGGCCAACACAATACGCCCGTCAGAGCAAATACCATGCAGCGATTACCACGCAGAACCTTCCGTATATTCAAAATTGACCTCCCAAGCATTGGGTAGAATTTTCCTACCTCCTGGTCAACAAATTATCACAATTTAATTAAAATGTCACGCAACACTCTAACCAATGCAGGGCAGTTCAGTTGCGATATTAATATTGGAGAGATATTTGTTGGAGCCATCTAGTCGTACCACACAAACAATATAGCCTTTGCGCAGCCTCTCAATCTATGGAAAAATCGCAGAAATGTGGCTGATACTCCTTTTTAAAAATTTGTGACAGAACCAATGGCTATTCAACTCAACTATTATCGATAGTTGCATTTTCAGATAATAGCGTGGTTGTTTATTCTCACCCGCGATGATAAAAAACACTCTATTATCGTATATTGATTTTTTCGAGAATAACGATTATCCTCACGATATAATCAATGAGGTCACTAACATGGATATACAACAATCTCCGTCGGGTACTATAGCAAAATCTCCAAAAGGCTATAAGGCCTTTATACCAGGGCTACCTCATGAAACAGTAATCATATATTGCTTAAATCCTCATCTACAAAGGGATACCGGCCGTTTTCAGCCTGCAAAAAGCACGTAGTATTGCACGTATCTGCAAAAGCTCTCAAACCCTTTGTAGATAAGGTTTTGGGAAAAACAACATAATCTTCATGAGGTAGCCCTGGCCTTTATACCAAATCCATTGCCACCTGTTATTGAGTGGAACAATCAGCTTGTCGGTACTTTATCGCGCGCAGATTTTGTATTGGGCAAACTTGCTAGGGAAGGTAATAAACTGCCTAATCCACACTTATTAATGCGCCCTTTTATAACACTTGAGGCAGTATTATCAAGCAAAATTGAAGGTACTCGTGCAACAATTGGAGAAATATTAGCGCATAATGCTGGCATTCAGGTGGAGCAAAACCCTGATGATCTACAGGAAGTGCAAAACTATATTACTGCTTTAAATTTCGGCCTAAAGCGGCTTGAGGAACTGCCATTATCGTTACGCCTTATACAAGAGATCCACGAACATTTAATGCAAGGTGTCAGGGGTTCGCATGCTACCCCTGGTGAATTTAGAAGAACTCAGAATTGGATTGGACCACCTGGATGCACTTTAAATACTGCTAAATTTGTACCACCACCGGTTAATCATTTAATGAGCTGTTTGGGCGAATTAGAAAAATTTATGCATGACAGGCAGCTTCCCCCACTTATTCATATAGCGTTGTGCCATTATCAATTTGAAGCAATTCATCCATTTTTAGACGGCAATGGACGCATTGGTCGTTTGTTGATTACATTGCTGCTTATTGAACAAAA
Protein-coding sequences here:
- a CDS encoding Fic family protein, with product MPPVIEWNNQLVGTLSRADFVLGKLAREGNKLPNPHLLMRPFITLEAVLSSKIEGTRATIGEILAHNAGIQVEQNPDDLQEVQNYITALNFGLKRLEELPLSLRLIQEIHEHLMQGVRGSHATPGEFRRTQNWIGPPGCTLNTAKFVPPPVNHLMSCLGELEKFMHDRQLPPLIHIALCHYQFEAIHPFLDGNGRIGRLLITLLLIEQKTLPTPLLYLSAFFEATRDEYYRQLHSISSKGTWHDWLIYFLSGVAVQSEDALSRAERINDLLAKWKLQVASSASSVPVDIVEHFAVNPYLTIKKIAEELAIAYSTAQRGMQKLEAKQIIKQVGDNKRDRVYCATEILNILEEPAKIHADMEE
- a CDS encoding tetratricopeptide repeat protein — protein: VYYISEKNDNRSEWKLNRLLSILLQYSLIKISGDDISIHRLVSGWIKDKLDQEQKLKYLKKMQTAIEKIYPKKVAGDATSGREQHLINQTIPQLEKFLQEVSSFSSDEGQVSLYALTYRILNEPHKAEHILEEALKINESFYGKNHPTNLQILNLLSSVYHHLGESSKNLEILKKVVLISEETHGKDHPKTARALFQYATACMLLGDFHPVKALLERVRMLYQKHYSDDHVEMAQVLYVLGWVDYVLNKRLKGKKTLEHTLQIHSQNPTSVSNLAYNQTLLGLIHYDLGDSEECETYFRNALNIRKELLGSDHIWTVFSTVNLALACAAMHKTSESTRLLTEALSFVEKDENTTNAWISILVARMGIVYSILGNDLQSKKILMNAIERFKKKYDGDHIMPSTVSANLGNVYRLLGDVQKARKLLRQSLKVIQRTYGDNHPTTAMTMANLALTLDGTEKENLLKKSLNVFKNFYPPHHPNIKRIASELEKEKVSTSGVNELKNSLNPGYYILLPF
- a CDS encoding porin, translating into MVFALTGVLCWPQSFVHAVEKSTSGEVQELKNLVKQLAQRVHALEAQLQQQESQKTEPPLPSNLVAAEARLHQCQQRKLEAVKAEKEKQKVTSGNDKIKLAVSGHVNRAVMFADNGNSSKFFHVDNDTSSTRFKFKGEGRVNEDFKVGAQIVMQVESNSSSKVDIIDKPSQGTVITDRQLEVWFDHKKLGRLWVGKGKTASDHTNDADLSATNVIADGPSFEEFAGSMSFYNKKDPQATEDLPRVKEVWDGFNGLRRTDRIRYDTPSIYGFTLGATHLDTDSYDGSLKFAGSYAGYKIKAAAAVARKYPEYVQYNASLSVLAPFGISVAGSTGSRHFTKEEQKERKHADMWFAKLGYQREWFELGKTAIALDYGQMLNLDKAGDRTRSYGAFLVQRADIIAAEFFWGWRWYKLSRRGDDTDFATMSTSMLGARVKF